A window of the Brachyhypopomus gauderio isolate BG-103 chromosome 14, BGAUD_0.2, whole genome shotgun sequence genome harbors these coding sequences:
- the abhd3 gene encoding phospholipase ABHD3 isoform X2, giving the protein MISLDLNLHVLTRDLSVYVENQVKVGLLGSGVGLSLVLGFSAAYACYYLVSVAKKPQLIAGGQKFCEFLKDHCPVVTETYYPPFWCWDGRVQTLLRPFVTSKPWVCYRNELIKAPDGGQISLDWFDNDDSPSHPDRPTRPTVLLLPGLTGTSRESYILHMVQQSRELGYRCVVFNNRGVSGETLLTPRTYCAANTEDLETVVTHVHSTNPAAPIMAAGVSMGGMMLANYLGRKGRETCLRGVVVFSAGWDVFECTASLEKPLDRLLFNSYLTSCLQASVHRHRPILEQNYDIDHVMKAKTIRQFDERFTSIMFGYPTNDDYYRDASPIHKLTSVQVPMLCLNAADDVFSPNHAIPVEAVNQPVCMFTCVLTCVFTCVSQPYLWRQ; this is encoded by the exons ATGATCTCGCTGGACCTTAATCTGCACGTTTTGACGAGGGACCTGTCGGTGTATGTGGAGAACCAGGTGAAGGTGGGGCTGCTCGGGTCCGGTGTGGGGCTGTCGCTGGTGCTGGGCTTCAGCGCTGCCTATGCCTGCTATTACCTGGTGTCCGTAGCCAAG AAGCCACAGCTCATAGCAGGTGGTCAGAAGTTCTGTGAGTTCCTGAAGGACCACTGCCCCGTGGTGACCGAGACCTACTACCCTCCGTTCTGGTGCTGGGACGGCCGTGTGCAGACCCTGCTCAGACCCTTCGTGACCTCCAAACCCTGGGTGTGCTACAGGAA tGAGCTCATCAAAGCCCCAGATGGAGGCCAGATCTCATTGGACTGGTTTGATAATGACGATAGCCCCTCCCACCCGGACCGGCCCACACGGCCCACTGTGCTGCTGCTGCCAGGACTGACTGGAACCAGCCGTGAGTCCTACATCCTGCACATGGTCCAGCAGAGCCGAGAACTCGGCTACAG ATGTGTGGTCTTCAACAACAGAGGCGTGTCTGGGGAGACGCTACTG ACTCCAAGGACATACTGTGCAGCGAACACTGAGGACCTAGAGACAGTGGTGACGCATGTTCACAGCACCAACCCTGCTGCCCCCATCATGGCTGCTGGGGTCTCCATGGGGGG TATGATGCTGGCGAACTACCTGGGGCGTAAGGGCCGTGAGACCTGTCtcagaggtgtggtggtgttctcGGCCGGCTGGGACGTGTTTGAGTGCACAGCCTCTCTGGAGAAACCCCTCGACCGCCTTCTCTTCAACTCCTACCTCACTAGCTGCCTGCAGGCCTCCGTCCATCG ACATCGGCCTATTCTTGAGCAAAATTATGACATTGACCATGTGATGAAG GCTAAGACCATTCGACAGTTCGATGAACGTTTCACGTCAATCATGTTCGGCTACCCAACCAATGACGACTATTACCGGGACGCCAGCCCCATCCACAAGCTGACGTCCGTGCAGGTGCCCATGCTGTGCCTCAATGCGGCCGATGACGTCTTCTCACCCAATCACG CCATACCTGTGGAGGCAGTGAATCagcctgtgtgtatgttcacgtgtgtactcacgtgtgtgttcacgtgtgtgtcacAGCCATACCTGTGGAGGCAGTGA
- the abhd3 gene encoding phospholipase ABHD3 isoform X1: MISLDLNLHVLTRDLSVYVENQVKVGLLGSGVGLSLVLGFSAAYACYYLVSVAKKPQLIAGGQKFCEFLKDHCPVVTETYYPPFWCWDGRVQTLLRPFVTSKPWVCYRNELIKAPDGGQISLDWFDNDDSPSHPDRPTRPTVLLLPGLTGTSRESYILHMVQQSRELGYRCVVFNNRGVSGETLLTPRTYCAANTEDLETVVTHVHSTNPAAPIMAAGVSMGGMMLANYLGRKGRETCLRGVVVFSAGWDVFECTASLEKPLDRLLFNSYLTSCLQASVHRHRPILEQNYDIDHVMKAKTIRQFDERFTSIMFGYPTNDDYYRDASPIHKLTSVQVPMLCLNAADDVFSPNHAIPVEAVKQNPNLALLITCHGGHIGFLEGLWPRQSTYMDRVFRQFARAVIEQGSRLTDLQ; the protein is encoded by the exons ATGATCTCGCTGGACCTTAATCTGCACGTTTTGACGAGGGACCTGTCGGTGTATGTGGAGAACCAGGTGAAGGTGGGGCTGCTCGGGTCCGGTGTGGGGCTGTCGCTGGTGCTGGGCTTCAGCGCTGCCTATGCCTGCTATTACCTGGTGTCCGTAGCCAAG AAGCCACAGCTCATAGCAGGTGGTCAGAAGTTCTGTGAGTTCCTGAAGGACCACTGCCCCGTGGTGACCGAGACCTACTACCCTCCGTTCTGGTGCTGGGACGGCCGTGTGCAGACCCTGCTCAGACCCTTCGTGACCTCCAAACCCTGGGTGTGCTACAGGAA tGAGCTCATCAAAGCCCCAGATGGAGGCCAGATCTCATTGGACTGGTTTGATAATGACGATAGCCCCTCCCACCCGGACCGGCCCACACGGCCCACTGTGCTGCTGCTGCCAGGACTGACTGGAACCAGCCGTGAGTCCTACATCCTGCACATGGTCCAGCAGAGCCGAGAACTCGGCTACAG ATGTGTGGTCTTCAACAACAGAGGCGTGTCTGGGGAGACGCTACTG ACTCCAAGGACATACTGTGCAGCGAACACTGAGGACCTAGAGACAGTGGTGACGCATGTTCACAGCACCAACCCTGCTGCCCCCATCATGGCTGCTGGGGTCTCCATGGGGGG TATGATGCTGGCGAACTACCTGGGGCGTAAGGGCCGTGAGACCTGTCtcagaggtgtggtggtgttctcGGCCGGCTGGGACGTGTTTGAGTGCACAGCCTCTCTGGAGAAACCCCTCGACCGCCTTCTCTTCAACTCCTACCTCACTAGCTGCCTGCAGGCCTCCGTCCATCG ACATCGGCCTATTCTTGAGCAAAATTATGACATTGACCATGTGATGAAG GCTAAGACCATTCGACAGTTCGATGAACGTTTCACGTCAATCATGTTCGGCTACCCAACCAATGACGACTATTACCGGGACGCCAGCCCCATCCACAAGCTGACGTCCGTGCAGGTGCCCATGCTGTGCCTCAATGCGGCCGATGACGTCTTCTCACCCAATCACG CCATACCTGTGGAGGCAGTGAAGCAGAACCCCAACCTGGCTCTTCTCATCACTTGCCACGGTGGCCATATTGggtttctggagggtctgtggCCTCGCCAGAGCACCTACATGGACCGAGTGTTCCGCCAGTTCGCCAGAGCCGTCATCGAGCAGGGCAGCAGGCTGACGGACCTACAGtga